In Sphingopyxis sp. FD7, a single window of DNA contains:
- a CDS encoding class I SAM-dependent methyltransferase, producing MRSLILVASSALALATPAAVLADHHGDGHAAHQAHHAIAAAVAAPTRTPANVERDKYRHPAETLAFFGVKPGDTVVELWPGGGWYTEILAPLAKAGGGTLYVAAPWERGLNRIKEKQAADAATYGALKLAEFPATGAGPKVPDGSADVVLTFRNVHNWRFGGADKTADAFKQIFAMLKPGGTLGVVEHRLNEDDDAAKEEKSGYMKESSIIAFAEAAGFKLAGKSEINANPQDTKDYEKGVWTLPPNLREGEVDRAKYVAIGESDRMTLKFVKPAS from the coding sequence ATGCGTTCGCTGATCCTCGTTGCAAGTAGTGCCCTCGCCCTCGCCACCCCCGCGGCGGTCCTTGCCGACCATCATGGCGACGGCCACGCCGCGCACCAGGCGCATCACGCAATCGCCGCCGCGGTGGCCGCGCCGACGCGCACCCCCGCGAACGTCGAGCGCGACAAATACCGCCACCCCGCCGAAACCCTCGCCTTTTTCGGCGTGAAGCCCGGCGACACGGTGGTCGAGCTGTGGCCCGGCGGCGGCTGGTACACCGAAATCCTCGCCCCGCTGGCGAAGGCCGGCGGCGGCACGCTCTATGTCGCGGCGCCGTGGGAACGCGGGCTCAATCGCATCAAGGAAAAACAGGCCGCCGACGCCGCCACCTATGGCGCGCTGAAACTGGCCGAGTTTCCCGCCACAGGCGCCGGGCCGAAGGTGCCCGACGGCAGCGCCGACGTCGTGCTCACCTTCCGCAACGTCCACAACTGGCGCTTCGGCGGCGCCGACAAGACCGCCGACGCTTTCAAGCAGATTTTCGCGATGCTGAAACCCGGCGGCACATTGGGTGTCGTCGAGCATCGGCTGAACGAGGACGACGACGCCGCAAAGGAAGAAAAATCGGGCTATATGAAGGAAAGCTCGATCATCGCCTTTGCCGAAGCCGCGGGCTTCAAGCTGGCGGGCAAGAGCGAGATCAACGCCAATCCCCAGGACACCAAGGATTATGAAAAGGGCGTCTGGACGCTGCCGCCGAACCTGCGCGAAGGCGAGGTCGACCGCGCCAAATATGTCGCGATCGGCGAATCGGACCGGATGACGCTGAAGTTCGTGAAGCCTGCAAGCTGA
- the aat gene encoding leucyl/phenylalanyl-tRNA--protein transferase: MESIDPALLLSAYAQGIFPMADGADDPSVHWVEPRLRAILPLDGFHLSRSLKKIIVSDRFRVTTDTAFADMVALCAEPADDRPTTWINPVIRASYDRLFRLGHAHSVECWQDDVLVGGLYGVTLGRAFFGESMVSRVRDASKVALAHLVARLIAGGWKLLDCQFITPHLASLGAIEIRQADYLARLYSVLAGGDGAGAGAGAGAGAAGVSVPSPPFVAGDWGALDALGAEALGAERSTGSPPGYVIAQLLTKTS, from the coding sequence ATTGAGTCCATCGACCCTGCGCTGCTGCTGAGCGCTTATGCGCAGGGGATTTTCCCGATGGCCGACGGGGCGGACGACCCGTCGGTCCATTGGGTCGAGCCGCGGCTGCGCGCGATCCTGCCACTCGACGGCTTTCACCTCTCGCGCAGCCTGAAAAAAATCATCGTGTCGGACCGCTTCCGCGTCACCACCGACACCGCCTTTGCCGACATGGTCGCGCTCTGCGCCGAGCCCGCCGACGACCGGCCGACGACGTGGATCAACCCCGTCATCCGGGCGAGCTATGACCGGCTGTTCCGGCTCGGCCATGCGCACAGCGTCGAATGCTGGCAGGACGATGTGCTCGTCGGCGGGCTTTACGGCGTCACGCTCGGCCGCGCCTTTTTCGGCGAATCGATGGTCAGCCGCGTGCGCGACGCGTCGAAGGTCGCGCTGGCGCATCTCGTCGCGCGGCTCATTGCGGGCGGCTGGAAACTGCTCGACTGCCAGTTCATCACCCCGCACCTCGCCAGCCTCGGCGCGATCGAAATCCGCCAGGCCGACTATCTGGCGCGGCTCTATTCGGTGTTGGCAGGGGGCGACGGCGCAGGGGCCGGGGCCGGAGCGGGAGCAGGCGCGGCGGGGGTTTCCGTGCCCTCGCCGCCGTTCGTCGCGGGCGACTGGGGCGCGCTCGATGCCTTGGGCGCGGAGGCCTTGGGGGCCGAGCGTTCGACCGGCTCGCCGCCCGGATATGTCATCGCACAGCTTTTGACGAAGACGTCATAG
- a CDS encoding NADH:ubiquinone oxidoreductase subunit NDUFA12 — protein MSILGKIFTWWDGATVGTLLNSWARGERVGEDSLGNVYYRAKKGPRRWVIYKGSNDASRVPPEWHGWLHGTFDELPADVLPAPRAWEGEPTPNLTGSAGAYRPAGALERGGRRAAATGDYEAWRPGAD, from the coding sequence ATGAGCATCCTGGGCAAGATTTTCACCTGGTGGGACGGCGCGACCGTCGGCACATTGCTGAACAGCTGGGCGCGCGGCGAAAGGGTCGGCGAGGACAGCCTGGGCAATGTCTATTATCGCGCCAAAAAGGGGCCCCGCCGCTGGGTGATCTATAAGGGATCGAACGACGCGAGCCGCGTGCCGCCCGAATGGCACGGCTGGCTGCACGGCACCTTCGACGAACTCCCCGCCGACGTGCTGCCCGCGCCGCGCGCCTGGGAAGGCGAACCGACCCCCAATCTGACCGGCAGCGCGGGCGCCTATCGCCCCGCGGGCGCGCTCGAACGCGGCGGCCGCCGCGCCGCCGCGACCGGCGATTACGAGGCCTGGCGGCCCGGCGCCGATTAA
- a CDS encoding DUF192 domain-containing protein, with the protein MRIFLTALALSFALPMAGCSRDAGEAERAATAAVTISMAGTAHRFDVEVARTDAEQKRGLKFRTSLPANGGMLFPFEKPRIASFWMQDTLIPLDMIFIRADGSIDRIAENTIPGSLEPVASGGEVAAVLELAGGTAAKLGIDETAKVTWKE; encoded by the coding sequence ATGCGTATCTTTCTGACGGCCCTGGCTCTGTCGTTTGCGTTGCCGATGGCGGGGTGCAGCCGCGATGCAGGCGAGGCGGAGCGTGCGGCGACGGCGGCGGTGACGATCAGCATGGCGGGCACGGCGCACCGCTTCGACGTCGAGGTGGCGCGCACCGATGCGGAGCAGAAGCGGGGCCTCAAGTTCCGCACCAGCCTGCCCGCGAACGGCGGGATGCTCTTTCCGTTCGAGAAACCGCGGATCGCAAGTTTCTGGATGCAGGACACGCTGATCCCGCTGGACATGATCTTCATCCGCGCCGATGGCAGCATCGACCGCATCGCCGAAAACACCATCCCCGGATCGCTCGAACCCGTCGCGAGCGGCGGCGAAGTGGCGGCGGTGCTCGAACTCGCGGGCGGCACCGCGGCGAAGCTGGGGATCGACGAGACGGCAAAGGTGACGTGGAAGGAATAG
- a CDS encoding RecX family transcriptional regulator, protein MPKPCAPFDRSRKPLDAAKLDELALAYVARFATSRAKLLRYLARKVRESEWKDESDAMAACEAIADRMEALRYLDDRQYAAMRGQAMTRRGLGVRRVKAQLYVDGIAAADSGEAIAAAERAAVAAAIGFARRRRLGPFAVRADDDPRLRERHVAAFARAGHSLALARRILALAPGDEDALAALDDEAALD, encoded by the coding sequence ATGCCCAAGCCTTGTGCTCCGTTCGACCGTTCCAGAAAGCCGCTCGACGCAGCGAAGCTCGACGAGCTGGCGCTTGCCTATGTCGCGCGATTCGCGACGAGCCGGGCGAAACTGCTGCGCTATCTCGCAAGAAAAGTGCGCGAATCCGAATGGAAGGACGAAAGTGACGCCATGGCGGCGTGCGAGGCCATCGCCGACCGGATGGAGGCGCTCCGCTATCTCGACGACCGCCAATATGCGGCGATGCGTGGCCAGGCGATGACGCGGCGCGGGCTGGGGGTGCGGCGCGTCAAGGCGCAGCTTTACGTCGATGGAATCGCCGCGGCGGACAGCGGCGAAGCGATCGCCGCGGCGGAGCGCGCGGCGGTCGCGGCGGCGATCGGCTTTGCACGGCGGCGACGTTTGGGGCCTTTTGCCGTGCGCGCCGACGACGACCCCCGGCTGCGCGAGCGACACGTCGCGGCCTTTGCGCGCGCGGGGCATTCGCTCGCGCTCGCGCGGCGTATCCTGGCGCTCGCGCCGGGGGACGAGGATGCGCTGGCGGCGCTGGACGATGAAGCAGCGCTGGATTAG
- a CDS encoding fatty acyl-AMP ligase — protein sequence MTENHAASADTLVPTPTLCAQPRRFSDFATVGEALDYAAAGTRGLNFHDPRGRLVRPYPYSELRADALAAAYRLIAAGVKPNDRIALIAETGPEFAALFFGTIYAGAWPVPLPLPTSFGGRDSYVGQLVVQLTSCDPKMLFFPPEIAAMAAEAAEQRGVEPIDWTSFAGRAAPVAELPEQKTGETCYLQYSSGSTRFPHGVAVTHGALLNNLSAHSHGMKLQDSDRCVSWLPWYHDMGLVGCLLSPVANQVSVDYLKTEDFARRPLAWLDLISRNEGTTLSYSPTFGYDICARRISSQSHVADRFDLSRWRVAGNGADMIRPDVMQAFVDAFADAGFKASAFLPSYGLAEATLAVSIMPPGEGIVVELVEETELSGAANDSGRPTRYRAIVNCGKAVKDMTIEVRDEAGNPLPDQTVGKVWCSGPSLMTGYYRDPEATAACMKDGWLDTGDMGYMSNGYIYIVGRAKDMIIINGKNHWPQDIEWAVEQLPGFKSGDIAAFAITTPGGEETPAVLVQCRTSDDAERAALRETIRERVRAITGMNCLVELIPPRTLPRTSSGKLSRSKARAQYLAGEIQPFAIAA from the coding sequence ATGACCGAAAATCATGCCGCGTCGGCCGACACGCTCGTGCCGACCCCTACCCTGTGCGCGCAACCGCGCCGCTTTTCGGATTTCGCCACCGTGGGCGAAGCGCTCGACTATGCCGCCGCGGGCACCCGCGGGCTCAATTTCCACGATCCGCGTGGGCGTCTGGTGCGCCCCTACCCCTATAGCGAGCTCCGCGCCGACGCGCTCGCGGCCGCCTATCGCCTGATCGCCGCGGGGGTGAAGCCCAACGACCGAATCGCACTGATCGCCGAAACCGGCCCCGAGTTCGCCGCACTCTTTTTCGGCACCATCTATGCCGGCGCCTGGCCGGTGCCGCTGCCGCTGCCGACGAGCTTTGGCGGGCGCGACTCCTATGTCGGCCAGCTCGTCGTCCAGCTGACGAGCTGCGATCCCAAGATGCTGTTCTTCCCGCCCGAAATCGCCGCGATGGCGGCCGAGGCGGCCGAGCAGCGCGGGGTCGAACCGATCGACTGGACCAGCTTTGCCGGGCGCGCGGCCCCCGTCGCCGAGCTGCCCGAGCAGAAAACGGGCGAAACCTGCTATCTTCAGTACAGCAGCGGCTCGACCCGCTTCCCGCACGGCGTCGCGGTGACGCACGGCGCATTGCTCAACAATCTGTCGGCGCATTCGCACGGCATGAAGCTGCAGGACAGCGACCGGTGCGTGTCGTGGCTGCCCTGGTATCACGACATGGGACTCGTCGGCTGCCTGCTCTCGCCCGTCGCGAACCAGGTTTCGGTCGATTATTTGAAGACCGAGGATTTCGCCCGCCGCCCGCTCGCCTGGCTCGACCTCATCAGCCGCAACGAAGGAACGACGCTCAGCTATTCGCCGACCTTCGGCTATGACATTTGCGCGCGCCGCATTTCCAGCCAGAGCCATGTCGCCGACCGGTTCGACCTGTCGCGCTGGCGTGTCGCGGGCAATGGCGCCGACATGATCCGTCCCGACGTGATGCAGGCCTTTGTCGACGCCTTCGCCGATGCGGGATTCAAGGCGAGCGCCTTCCTGCCGAGCTACGGCCTCGCCGAAGCGACGCTGGCGGTCAGCATCATGCCGCCGGGCGAAGGCATCGTCGTCGAACTGGTCGAGGAAACCGAGCTGTCGGGCGCCGCGAACGATTCGGGCCGCCCGACGCGCTATCGCGCGATCGTCAACTGCGGCAAGGCGGTCAAGGACATGACCATCGAGGTCCGCGACGAGGCAGGCAATCCGCTCCCCGACCAGACGGTCGGCAAGGTGTGGTGCAGCGGTCCGTCGCTGATGACCGGATATTACCGCGACCCCGAAGCGACCGCGGCCTGCATGAAGGACGGCTGGCTCGACACGGGCGATATGGGTTATATGTCAAACGGTTACATCTATATCGTCGGCCGCGCCAAGGACATGATCATCATCAACGGCAAGAATCACTGGCCGCAGGACATCGAATGGGCGGTCGAGCAATTGCCCGGCTTCAAGTCGGGCGACATCGCCGCCTTTGCGATCACCACGCCGGGCGGCGAAGAGACCCCCGCGGTGCTCGTCCAGTGCCGCACCAGCGACGATGCCGAACGCGCCGCGCTGCGCGAGACGATCCGCGAGCGCGTCCGCGCGATCACCGGCATGAACTGCCTCGTCGAACTGATCCCGCCGCGCACGCTGCCGCGCACCAGTTCGGGCAAACTCAGCCGGTCGAAGGCGCGCGCGCAATATCTGGCGGGGGAAATCCAGCCTTTTGCGATTGCGGCGTAA